From the Bacteroidota bacterium genome, the window TCAATGATTTTGTGAAAATTGATGAAGATACTATTGCCCGACGTGCCGAACAGTCCAGAGAGAATATGGTCAAAATGCTCAGGCTGTTGGTTAAATTTGGTTTGTGCCAGTACATTGAAGGAAGTGACAAACCAAAGATTACTTTTCTTACCGAACGTTTTGATGTTAAAAGCCTCAACTTTTCCGATAAAGCCACACGCGACCTTAAAGTGAATGCCGCAAAAAGACTGGATGCCATCATCGACTATATCCGCTGTGAAACTAAGTGCCGCAGCCAGTTGTTGCTCGCCTATTTTGGCGAAAAAGAAAGTAAACGCTGCGGTGTGTGCGATGTGTGTCTTGAACGGAATAAACTAAGTCTGAGTGAACTTGAGTTCAGCAGCATGATAGAATTGCTGAAGCCAATGCTAAAAGCTCAATCCTTGACTTTAGACCAAATTGTGGATTCTCTTAAAGGAAAACAAGCTCAGAAAATCATAAGTGTTATCCGATGGCTGATAGATAATGATAAAGTCATAGTGGATGATGCCGGTTTGCACCGATGGAGATAAAACAATTCCTGAATTTTACTTCATCTCCTTCAATATCCTGAGTGCTTCATCAACATGTTTGGTAGCTTCCGTCTGCGAATTGAAAATGTACACTACTTTTCCCGTTAAATCCACAACATAGGTAACTCTGCCGGGAATCATGCCACCGGGCACACCGAAAAGTTTACGCACTTTATTGCCTTCATCAGCCAGAAGCGTGAAATTTAAATTGTATTTCTCGGCAAAGGCTTTATGGCTCTCAACCGACTGCCCGCTGATTCCAATAATCAGAGCACCTGCCTCTTTGAAAACATCGAAGCGGTCGCGGAAAGAGCATGCCTCTTTGGTACAACCCGGCGTATCATCGGCAGGGTAGAAGTAGATTACCAGCTTTTGCCTGCCAACAACATTGCGCAAAGCAAAGACGCTGTCGTTTTGATTCTTTAACGAGAAATCAGGAACCTGTGATCCGACTTCAACTTTTTGGGCGCTGCCACTGCACGAAATCAGCACCGATACTGATAACAGAATGAGATATTTTTTCATGAATACAAAATTACAGATACCGGTAGCCCAAAGTCAAGCAATCGGTTCTGCTTGATATCACAAAAACTTAATATCACGAATAGGGTGGGCTGACAAAGAAAAAGCCCCACCCAAAGGTGAGGCCTAATCGAAATTTCAGGGAAAATTAAACTATGCAAGTTTAACATTGATTGCGTTTAATCCCTTTCTTCCTTCTTTTAACTCAAAGGTCACATCATCGTCTTCCTTGATCTTGTCAATGAGATCAGTCACATGGACAAAATACTCTTTGCCTGATTCAACATCCTTGATAAATCCATAACCTTTGGATTCATTGAAAAATTTTACTTTACCTGTTTTCATAATTATAAATTAAATATTGACAAATATACGTAGTTTTTA encodes:
- a CDS encoding peroxiredoxin → MKKYLILLSVSVLISCSGSAQKVEVGSQVPDFSLKNQNDSVFALRNVVGRQKLVIYFYPADDTPGCTKEACSFRDRFDVFKEAGALIIGISGQSVESHKAFAEKYNLNFTLLADEGNKVRKLFGVPGGMIPGRVTYVVDLTGKVVYIFNSQTEATKHVDEALRILKEMK
- a CDS encoding cold shock domain-containing protein, with the protein product MKTGKVKFFNESKGYGFIKDVESGKEYFVHVTDLIDKIKEDDDVTFELKEGRKGLNAINVKLA